In Anaerolineales bacterium, the following proteins share a genomic window:
- a CDS encoding AEC family transporter, which produces MTFSFLMSLSILLFTFANNLLPILLLSAAGFALGKFLSVDSRTIGRVVFYIFAPMLVFDLLLQNNIKINEALSVVVLAVTMILIMGVTALALGLSMKLERSALVAVLLATMFGNSGNYGLPLVSFAFGEQGLRYGGLYFVTTSILFNTVGILIASLGHANFKDAALGMFKVPTVYGVLLALLINGLHIEIPVALSRTIDLAANGSIPLMIVLLGIELSRVQWSQELRGAGLSVLLRLIAAPVIALFLAPLFGLQGAAWQAGVTQASMPAAVNTTILAAEYKLNSSLVTAIVFIGTILSPLTLTPLIVLLGR; this is translated from the coding sequence GTGACTTTTTCATTCCTCATGTCCCTCTCCATCCTCCTCTTCACCTTCGCTAACAACTTGCTTCCCATTCTGCTCCTCAGCGCAGCGGGGTTCGCGTTGGGGAAATTCCTCTCGGTCGATTCGCGTACCATCGGGCGCGTTGTCTTCTACATTTTTGCCCCCATGCTCGTCTTCGACTTGCTCCTGCAAAATAACATCAAAATTAACGAGGCGCTCTCCGTCGTCGTGTTAGCCGTGACGATGATCCTCATCATGGGCGTGACCGCCCTCGCGCTTGGACTCTCGATGAAACTCGAACGTTCCGCGCTCGTGGCGGTGCTGCTCGCGACCATGTTCGGCAATTCAGGCAATTACGGATTGCCGCTGGTTTCGTTCGCGTTCGGCGAGCAGGGATTGCGTTACGGCGGGTTGTATTTTGTCACCACTTCGATCCTGTTCAACACGGTGGGCATCCTCATCGCCTCGCTGGGACATGCGAACTTCAAGGACGCCGCGTTGGGCATGTTTAAAGTTCCCACCGTTTATGGCGTCTTGCTCGCTCTGCTCATCAATGGATTGCATATCGAGATCCCTGTTGCGCTTTCGCGCACAATTGACCTCGCCGCGAATGGAAGCATCCCGTTGATGATCGTCCTGCTTGGTATCGAACTCTCGCGCGTGCAGTGGTCGCAGGAATTGCGCGGAGCAGGGCTGAGCGTGTTGCTGCGCCTGATCGCCGCGCCGGTCATCGCGCTATTTCTCGCTCCGCTATTTGGGCTGCAAGGCGCGGCGTGGCAGGCGGGCGTCACTCAAGCCTCCATGCCGGCGGCAGTGAACACAACCATCCTCGCGGCGGAATACAAACTCAATTCATCGCTCGTCACCGCCATTGTATTCATCGGCACGATTCTCAGCCCGCTTACGTTGACTCCGCTGATCGTGTTGCTGGGGCGATGA
- a CDS encoding HEAT repeat domain-containing protein, producing MNTQPNPFQPVLDSLLDEKKEFPRKHLQQFSDLGELELKILLDVWHRVSLKRKLTLLEGLESLAEDDTLVNFDDLGKALLADADSVVRGRAIRLLRECEDAKLIPTYIAILKNDAEVHTRAEAATALGAFVDLGELEELAEEALRQVEEALLESVNGGDDVKVRRRALESLGFSSRPEVASLIESAFGREDPAWQASALFAMARSADSRWDEPVIRSLMNDNRNVREAAVEAAGQLSVKTASPILLKMLEDEEDDDVAGAIIWSLSQIGGEDARTYIENLLDQTEDEDQIEFLEEALENLAFTEDLDRFDLLNFEPDFDLDQDDEDKALLN from the coding sequence ATGAATACACAACCAAATCCATTTCAACCCGTGCTGGATTCTCTTCTCGATGAGAAAAAAGAATTTCCGCGCAAACACCTACAGCAGTTTTCCGATCTCGGCGAACTCGAACTCAAAATCCTTTTGGATGTCTGGCATCGCGTGTCGCTCAAAAGGAAACTGACTCTGCTCGAAGGACTCGAATCGCTTGCGGAGGACGATACCCTCGTCAACTTCGACGACCTCGGCAAAGCGCTTCTCGCCGACGCCGACTCGGTCGTGCGTGGACGCGCCATCCGCCTCCTGCGCGAATGCGAAGACGCCAAGTTAATTCCCACCTATATCGCCATCCTCAAAAACGATGCGGAGGTTCACACCCGCGCCGAAGCCGCGACCGCGCTGGGCGCGTTCGTTGACCTCGGCGAATTGGAAGAACTGGCGGAAGAAGCGCTGCGTCAAGTGGAAGAGGCGTTGCTTGAATCGGTCAACGGCGGCGATGATGTCAAAGTGCGGCGGCGCGCTCTCGAATCGCTGGGGTTTTCCTCGCGCCCCGAAGTCGCGTCGTTGATCGAATCCGCGTTTGGGCGCGAAGACCCGGCGTGGCAGGCGAGCGCGTTGTTCGCCATGGCGCGCTCCGCCGATAGTCGCTGGGATGAGCCGGTGATCCGCTCGTTAATGAACGATAACCGCAACGTGCGCGAAGCCGCCGTTGAAGCCGCCGGGCAATTGAGCGTCAAGACCGCCAGCCCGATCCTATTGAAGATGCTGGAAGACGAGGAAGACGACGATGTGGCTGGCGCGATCATCTGGTCGCTTTCGCAGATCGGCGGCGAGGACGCGCGTACGTACATCGAAAACCTGCTTGACCAGACCGAAGACGAGGATCAGATCGAGTTCCTTGAAGAAGCGCTCGAAAACCTTGCCTTCACCGAAGACCTCGACCGATTCGATCTCCTAAACTTTGAACCCGATTTCGATCTCGACCAGGACGATGAAGATAAAGCCCTGTTGAATTAG
- a CDS encoding M50 family metallopeptidase, which produces MNETLLTWLVFILAFGGMVIIHEFGHFIAARLCKIEVEEFGVGLPTPGAITLFTWQGTKFTLNWLPLGGFVRPKGENDPTVPGGLAAATPWRRFIVLVAGPAMNLLTAILIYSFIFYRVGVPDSSRVLVNSVVTNSPAEEAGFQSGDIFITGNGETIRSFDDLRLIVDANAGQPIQFQVERGGQEIEIIATPKYFEDEQRVMIGVGLGVPFVRSSSPVETFGLGARYTMNSIRNLLSLPAQMIRGNLTPEESRVIGLKGIYDIIGQTVSKDIEASENTNAAQPSTDPMNQPIRTLELIAALSVSLGVFNLFPFPALDGGRIIFLLPELIFRRRVPANVENLVHGLGMTVLLLFMIYVNVMDFINPINVTIP; this is translated from the coding sequence ATGAACGAAACGTTATTGACCTGGCTCGTATTCATCCTCGCGTTCGGCGGAATGGTGATCATCCATGAATTCGGTCACTTCATTGCCGCGCGCTTGTGCAAGATCGAAGTGGAAGAGTTTGGCGTTGGCTTACCCACGCCGGGCGCCATCACCCTATTCACGTGGCAGGGGACGAAGTTCACGCTGAACTGGCTCCCGCTCGGGGGCTTCGTCCGCCCGAAAGGCGAGAACGACCCGACGGTTCCCGGCGGACTTGCGGCGGCTACCCCGTGGCGGCGCTTCATCGTCCTCGTCGCGGGACCGGCAATGAACCTGCTCACCGCAATCCTCATTTATAGTTTCATCTTCTATCGCGTGGGCGTCCCCGACTCAAGCCGGGTGTTGGTCAACTCGGTGGTGACAAACTCCCCGGCGGAGGAAGCGGGTTTTCAGTCCGGCGATATCTTCATTACCGGCAACGGCGAAACCATCCGCAGTTTTGACGATCTGCGTCTCATCGTGGACGCGAATGCTGGTCAACCGATCCAATTTCAAGTCGAGCGCGGCGGGCAGGAGATCGAAATTATCGCCACGCCAAAATATTTTGAAGATGAACAACGCGTCATGATCGGAGTTGGGCTGGGCGTTCCGTTTGTCCGTTCCAGTTCTCCGGTTGAAACGTTTGGCTTGGGCGCGCGCTACACGATGAACAGCATCCGCAATTTGTTATCGTTGCCCGCGCAAATGATTCGCGGCAACCTCACGCCGGAAGAAAGCCGCGTGATCGGTTTGAAAGGCATTTACGACATCATCGGACAAACGGTGAGCAAAGATATCGAAGCCAGCGAGAACACGAACGCCGCGCAGCCATCCACCGACCCGATGAATCAACCCATCCGCACGCTCGAACTGATCGCCGCGTTATCCGTCAGCCTCGGCGTGTTCAACTTGTTCCCGTTTCCCGCGTTGGACGGCGGACGCATCATCTTCCTGTTGCCTGAATTGATCTTCCGTCGCCGCGTTCCTGCGAACGTTGAAAATCTCGTGCATGGACTTGGCATGACCGTCCTGTTGCTCTTTATGATCTACGTCAACGTTATGGATTTCATCAACCCGATCAACGTCACAATACCATAA
- a CDS encoding histidine triad nucleotide-binding protein has product MNNDCIFCKIVSGDIPGTIVYKDEQATAFRDIHPVAPTHILIVPNKHIESVGTLEKADEPLMGYLFSVARQLAKKEGIDKTGYRLISNTGPDGGQTVFHLHVHLIGGHRMTHPMG; this is encoded by the coding sequence ATGAACAATGACTGTATTTTCTGCAAAATTGTTTCCGGCGATATTCCCGGCACGATCGTCTATAAAGACGAACAAGCGACCGCGTTCCGCGACATTCACCCGGTCGCGCCGACGCATATTTTGATCGTGCCGAATAAGCACATCGAATCGGTGGGGACGCTGGAAAAAGCGGATGAGCCGCTGATGGGTTATCTTTTTAGCGTGGCGCGTCAATTGGCAAAAAAAGAGGGGATTGATAAAACAGGCTATCGTTTGATCTCGAACACCGGTCCCGATGGCGGGCAAACAGTGTTTCACTTACACGTGCATTTGATTGGCGGCCATCGAATGACACATCCGATGGGATAA
- a CDS encoding LysM domain-containing protein, with protein MKNRKAIVPSLLILAILIFSVSLIAMDVSAAPHAQGFVTATPGPDGRILYTVVEGDNCGQVALLHGITVQRLRDLNSRLDQDCTLTVGQQLVVGLVSNEPTPGPVPTLPSPTPTPTPVSGTTEVCVLLFDDANGDALRQETEFGIEGGAVSLTNLNGSYSQQQNTLSSYDPDTLEPDRTCFPDVPQGDYNISMAIPDNYNPTMVVSYKLTVKAGDRASVDFGAQAKTVTAGEPVDESGGGRSPILGIFGFLLLLAGAGLGYYAWRSSLPKSKLKGSPLDKK; from the coding sequence ATGAAAAACCGAAAAGCAATCGTTCCTTCATTGCTAATTCTCGCAATTCTTATTTTCAGCGTGTCATTGATTGCGATGGATGTTTCTGCCGCGCCGCACGCGCAGGGATTCGTCACCGCGACGCCCGGACCCGATGGGCGGATTTTGTACACCGTCGTCGAAGGCGATAACTGCGGACAGGTCGCGCTCTTGCATGGGATCACGGTTCAACGGTTGCGCGATCTAAATTCACGGCTCGATCAAGACTGCACGTTGACCGTCGGTCAGCAACTCGTGGTTGGGCTTGTTTCCAACGAACCCACGCCGGGACCTGTTCCCACGCTTCCCTCGCCGACGCCCACTCCCACGCCGGTAAGTGGAACGACCGAAGTCTGCGTGTTGCTCTTCGATGATGCCAATGGCGACGCGTTGCGGCAGGAAACTGAGTTTGGCATCGAAGGCGGCGCGGTCAGCCTTACGAATCTCAACGGCTCGTATTCGCAACAGCAAAATACATTATCTAGTTATGACCCGGATACGCTCGAACCGGATCGGACGTGTTTTCCCGATGTGCCGCAGGGCGACTACAACATCAGTATGGCGATCCCCGATAATTACAACCCGACGATGGTTGTCAGTTACAAATTGACCGTCAAAGCTGGCGACCGCGCTTCGGTTGATTTCGGCGCACAGGCGAAGACGGTCACAGCCGGCGAACCGGTGGATGAAAGCGGCGGAGGGCGTTCTCCAATTTTGGGAATCTTCGGGTTTCTTCTGTTGCTGGCAGGCGCGGGGCTGGGATATTACGCGTGGCGTTCCAGCCTGCCGAAGAGCAAGTTAAAGGGTAGCCCGCTGGATAAAAAATAG
- a CDS encoding alcohol dehydrogenase catalytic domain-containing protein yields MMGLPPTMNALRKPYGKEGLELDQVAPTPNEVGPEDVLIKVLRASVCGTDLHIFKSDPSIRDRVAHNQIIGHEFCGEVMEVGEQVTILAKGDIVSSESHIVCGTCFQCTNGQPHLCQEISLIGVDRPGGLAQFVVVPAKNAIKIQGIPLEVASFMDAYGNAVDTAMTVGLAAKTVLITGCGPQGLMAIALAVALGAKQIIATEVSKMRIDMAWEILGKHLQDDSNHSKSSTRKDNILNPKDRNLISNIYELTGGLGVDVLLEMSGHPSAITDGIAALRSGGNAVILGLASDKIELEWNDLVFKGITVHFRYGRKLYETWTNGQMLLKSGLINLESLIHRPYYKLEEFDVAFQTLLKGEAAKVIFTPNTDYV; encoded by the coding sequence ATGATGGGACTCCCCCCGACAATGAATGCTTTAAGGAAACCATACGGCAAAGAGGGATTAGAGTTGGATCAGGTTGCCCCTACACCAAACGAAGTCGGACCTGAGGATGTACTGATTAAGGTATTAAGGGCTTCAGTCTGCGGAACAGATTTACATATCTTTAAATCCGATCCATCTATTAGAGATAGAGTGGCACACAACCAAATTATCGGACACGAATTCTGCGGAGAGGTTATGGAAGTGGGAGAACAGGTAACAATTTTAGCTAAAGGAGATATTGTTTCCAGTGAAAGTCATATTGTTTGTGGTACTTGCTTTCAATGCACCAACGGACAGCCTCACCTATGCCAGGAAATATCACTGATTGGCGTAGATAGACCAGGAGGGCTTGCACAATTCGTAGTGGTTCCAGCAAAAAACGCAATAAAGATTCAGGGCATTCCACTTGAAGTAGCAAGTTTTATGGACGCCTATGGAAACGCGGTGGATACAGCCATGACTGTAGGACTAGCTGCAAAAACAGTCTTAATTACAGGTTGTGGCCCTCAAGGGCTGATGGCTATAGCGCTTGCGGTTGCGTTAGGCGCAAAACAAATCATCGCTACTGAAGTGTCCAAAATGAGAATCGATATGGCTTGGGAAATATTGGGGAAACATCTTCAAGACGACAGTAATCACTCTAAGTCCAGCACCAGAAAAGATAACATTCTAAATCCGAAGGACCGCAACCTTATTAGCAACATTTATGAATTAACCGGGGGACTAGGCGTCGACGTGCTGCTCGAAATGTCTGGTCATCCATCGGCAATTACTGACGGTATCGCCGCATTAAGAAGCGGTGGCAATGCTGTTATTTTGGGGTTGGCTTCAGATAAAATTGAACTTGAGTGGAACGACTTGGTTTTCAAGGGAATTACTGTCCACTTTAGATATGGGCGAAAACTATATGAAACATGGACAAATGGACAAATGCTATTAAAATCAGGTTTGATTAATCTTGAATCGCTAATCCACAGGCCTTACTACAAACTCGAGGAGTTTGATGTTGCGTTTCAAACGCTCCTCAAGGGAGAAGCGGCGAAGGTCATATTTACTCCGAATACAGATTATGTGTAA
- a CDS encoding response regulator, whose amino-acid sequence MENKPRILVVDDDTRWQEIYREALEDHDYEVTTLGNKNLALKALDETFFHAAIVDLKLGEDEKNRDGLEVLRKIWALDEGTRAVVGSGYLDVSMFDEFQKMGILSLTEIPAEARKQIDAINFYNGLIKKNDPLSKILDTVIKAVEESWRKSIKQQWGQSPFKIIRDLPAKDAQRLLRAGKIEELRPFLSSLVNPLFPWLLPKMAKTIDIKDENGQVIAFETVCWSRSKGNGAAIRFGRHNDFNKSLALIPIASNYPSNITVESFGDSDTWAHLISPPLEGVVYKLTNIKFDEYFEPPIHKRDL is encoded by the coding sequence ATGGAAAACAAACCACGAATTCTCGTTGTTGATGATGATACACGATGGCAAGAAATATATCGGGAGGCTCTTGAAGACCACGACTATGAAGTTACCACCCTTGGAAATAAAAATCTGGCGCTTAAGGCTCTAGACGAGACATTCTTTCATGCCGCCATTGTGGATCTAAAACTAGGCGAAGATGAGAAAAACAGGGATGGCTTGGAAGTATTAAGGAAGATTTGGGCGCTGGATGAAGGTACACGCGCTGTAGTGGGATCTGGTTACCTGGATGTATCAATGTTTGACGAATTTCAAAAGATGGGTATTCTCTCTCTTACCGAAATACCCGCTGAGGCGAGAAAACAAATCGATGCTATCAATTTTTATAACGGCTTAATAAAGAAGAACGACCCACTATCAAAAATCCTCGATACTGTAATAAAAGCGGTAGAAGAATCTTGGCGAAAAAGCATTAAACAGCAATGGGGTCAATCTCCATTTAAAATAATTAGAGACCTTCCTGCCAAAGATGCACAGCGCTTACTTCGCGCCGGGAAAATTGAAGAATTGCGCCCATTTCTTTCTTCGCTTGTAAACCCACTCTTTCCTTGGCTATTACCAAAAATGGCAAAGACCATTGATATTAAGGATGAAAACGGGCAGGTAATTGCATTTGAAACAGTTTGCTGGAGTCGGTCGAAAGGCAATGGCGCCGCAATAAGATTTGGAAGGCATAATGATTTCAATAAATCCCTTGCCCTCATACCGATCGCCTCAAATTATCCCAGCAACATCACTGTTGAGTCGTTTGGAGACAGCGATACTTGGGCCCATTTGATTTCCCCCCCCCTGGAAGGGGTAGTATACAAACTGACAAACATCAAATTTGACGAATACTTCGAACCGCCTATACATAAAAGAGACTTGTAA
- a CDS encoding GAF domain-containing protein — MNKKTKQSIDSSVDVLLRLDLDILSIGAVKDLNSVLEDIAQATWSFLGGSFCVVQPYEQSSDRFLLNQFTVGGDPRAKSFTWTEPRPSGSARTTLKEKILLIEDYDRPEYKKKYPFLEGSVGAFRDVLPVKATVGICLDAGEEIVGVIFVNYPDVQEFTSQKIEDAKQFANRAAYAIRNARLYDKALNINKLLSTANKLTALIGETQELMDTALEDAVHLIGMDRGGIVLHEGTGGRLVASYPKSDDIQTIFKDSSLQRRIRISSGPIEIYDVETDPDLDEEERRTFMKRGIKSSLITPLIARDKVFGSIGLDEIKNYRHFSNSEKELVKLIADVTATAIENERLYTDVIEASEKISKRALETNVKIVEFYEYVMEQTLELMDFQAGWLLEKEGEGLRIVMTDSLHKEDVGRYFDLNKSISGMSVTRKEPILINDLENISDIELSPLYQSPTGPKKMMSELVVPLMIGNEAIGAFNIESEVKNSFRNRHKEMLKLLSTQVAHAIELARLRQTTRLLSDLELELSRKTEMSEVLDSIIKGAIELVHGASKGYGQILLLEQNQLVTRYTTNRHQETGEPPDDLNRPYGLMECNSGIAVREKKPIIFPQTDELEYFVIHIAESETGRQGFAERRILQKVLYKRALEAEKEKIAAEYAIPIFSTQNNIVGVVNIETPKKEGFDQHEQNELDNYVRQVSRNLVSAFELSEQDELNRLLKSILARANTKFGQILRLAEESNGEELIIDATTGGEPLHTRIRVDDSISGECVQEKAPRYIPDVSRHGKYKRFLGEEMKSELVIPLIIEKDVIGVLNLESSIPFYYSINHAIILEAFAAQASVAIDRAKKFQGITLSEIGAIAGDVVHRLNNPLGAISTRIELFRGKYKDTIETDQYLSQFISRTERDLKDSKEIIQELRKTYKKGAPTSTNLLESVKKGLESLDMPEGVRLVVEIEASLEVVASERLPYIIWNLLDNARKAVLRAKRDVGQIVISATKKQGWAIIKITDNGIGIPPAQIDLIWDPDITTTTDSDAPAHGLGLYWTKAMIESYGGEIGVESELGIGTHFTIKLRSTDNQEKNDRKAI; from the coding sequence GTGAATAAGAAAACCAAGCAGTCAATCGATAGTTCCGTTGATGTGCTGTTGCGTCTTGACCTCGACATCCTGTCCATTGGTGCTGTCAAGGATCTCAATAGTGTACTTGAAGACATTGCTCAAGCAACTTGGAGTTTTCTAGGAGGCAGTTTTTGCGTTGTTCAGCCCTACGAACAAAGCTCAGATCGGTTTCTTTTAAACCAATTCACTGTCGGGGGAGATCCAAGAGCAAAGTCTTTCACATGGACCGAGCCCCGTCCATCTGGTTCTGCTCGAACAACTCTAAAAGAGAAAATCTTGCTTATTGAGGATTATGATCGCCCCGAATACAAAAAAAAATATCCTTTCTTGGAAGGCAGCGTAGGAGCTTTTCGAGATGTTTTGCCTGTTAAGGCTACCGTGGGTATTTGCCTTGACGCTGGTGAAGAAATTGTTGGAGTTATTTTTGTTAATTATCCTGATGTTCAGGAATTTACATCGCAAAAGATAGAAGATGCAAAGCAATTCGCAAACCGAGCAGCATACGCAATCAGGAATGCTCGGCTCTACGACAAAGCCTTAAATATCAATAAACTTCTTTCAACGGCGAATAAATTAACTGCACTTATCGGGGAAACACAAGAACTCATGGATACAGCACTTGAAGATGCGGTTCACCTAATAGGTATGGATCGTGGAGGAATAGTATTACACGAGGGCACCGGAGGCAGATTGGTAGCTTCCTATCCAAAATCAGATGATATTCAAACCATTTTCAAAGATTCAAGTCTACAGAGAAGGATACGAATATCATCAGGCCCAATTGAAATTTACGATGTAGAGACAGACCCTGATCTAGATGAAGAAGAGAGACGTACTTTTATGAAGCGCGGCATCAAGTCATCCCTAATCACGCCGCTTATTGCCAGAGACAAAGTCTTTGGAAGCATAGGCCTTGACGAAATAAAAAATTACAGACATTTCAGTAATAGTGAAAAAGAGTTAGTAAAACTTATTGCCGATGTGACAGCAACAGCTATCGAAAACGAACGCCTTTATACTGATGTCATTGAAGCATCTGAAAAGATTTCAAAAAGAGCTTTGGAAACAAACGTAAAAATAGTTGAGTTTTATGAATACGTAATGGAACAAACTTTAGAACTCATGGATTTTCAAGCAGGCTGGTTGCTTGAGAAGGAAGGAGAAGGTCTCAGAATAGTAATGACCGACTCGCTTCACAAGGAGGACGTTGGACGGTATTTCGATCTTAATAAGAGTATAAGTGGCATGAGTGTCACAAGGAAAGAGCCCATCTTGATTAATGATTTAGAAAATATTTCTGATATTGAATTAAGCCCGTTATATCAATCCCCAACAGGCCCTAAGAAAATGATGAGCGAATTGGTGGTTCCTCTAATGATAGGGAATGAGGCGATTGGAGCATTTAATATTGAAAGTGAGGTAAAGAACTCATTTCGAAATCGCCATAAAGAAATGCTAAAACTCTTGAGCACTCAAGTCGCACATGCTATTGAACTCGCACGACTTCGCCAGACAACAAGATTACTGAGCGACTTGGAACTAGAACTCTCTCGAAAAACCGAAATGAGCGAAGTCTTGGATTCAATTATTAAAGGAGCAATAGAACTTGTACACGGCGCATCGAAAGGATACGGTCAAATATTGCTTCTGGAACAAAATCAATTAGTTACACGATACACAACAAATCGTCACCAGGAAACGGGTGAACCACCAGACGATCTAAATAGACCATATGGCTTGATGGAGTGCAATAGTGGAATTGCTGTTAGAGAAAAAAAACCTATTATTTTTCCCCAAACTGACGAACTTGAATATTTTGTTATACACATCGCTGAAAGTGAGACTGGACGTCAAGGCTTTGCAGAGAGAAGAATCTTACAGAAAGTACTTTATAAACGGGCTCTTGAAGCGGAAAAAGAGAAAATAGCTGCTGAATATGCTATACCAATCTTCTCAACACAAAACAACATTGTCGGAGTTGTGAATATTGAAACACCGAAGAAAGAGGGATTTGATCAACACGAACAAAACGAACTGGATAATTACGTAAGACAGGTTTCCCGAAATCTGGTATCGGCCTTTGAATTATCGGAGCAAGATGAACTGAACCGACTTTTGAAATCAATATTGGCGCGAGCCAATACAAAATTTGGTCAAATTCTCCGACTCGCAGAAGAAAGTAATGGCGAGGAATTAATTATTGATGCTACAACAGGTGGAGAACCTCTTCACACGCGCATTAGAGTTGACGATTCGATTTCGGGCGAATGCGTGCAGGAAAAAGCCCCTCGGTATATCCCTGACGTTAGTAGACACGGGAAATACAAAAGGTTTTTGGGCGAAGAAATGAAAAGCGAATTGGTAATTCCTCTTATCATCGAAAAAGATGTTATTGGGGTTCTTAATCTGGAAAGTTCAATACCTTTTTACTATTCTATAAATCATGCAATAATTCTTGAGGCATTTGCTGCACAAGCATCCGTAGCAATAGACCGGGCAAAGAAATTCCAAGGTATCACTCTCTCAGAAATTGGCGCAATTGCCGGAGATGTTGTGCACCGCCTCAATAATCCCTTAGGGGCTATTAGCACAAGGATAGAGCTCTTTAGAGGTAAATACAAAGATACTATTGAAACCGATCAGTATTTATCTCAATTCATATCGAGAACAGAGAGAGATTTAAAAGATTCAAAGGAAATAATCCAGGAGTTGCGAAAGACTTACAAAAAAGGTGCACCCACATCAACAAATCTATTGGAATCTGTCAAGAAAGGGCTGGAAAGTTTAGATATGCCCGAAGGTGTAAGGTTGGTTGTTGAAATCGAAGCATCTCTAGAAGTGGTCGCCAGTGAGCGATTGCCCTATATTATATGGAATCTCCTCGACAATGCCAGAAAAGCAGTATTGAGAGCAAAACGAGATGTAGGGCAAATCGTAATAAGCGCGACAAAAAAGCAAGGTTGGGCTATAATAAAGATAACTGACAATGGAATAGGAATCCCACCAGCACAAATAGACCTTATCTGGGATCCAGATATTACTACTACTACAGATTCCGATGCACCTGCCCACGGGCTTGGTTTATACTGGACAAAAGCGATGATAGAAAGTTATGGCGGAGAAATAGGTGTAGAAAGCGAATTGGGAATTGGAACGCACTTTACTATAAAACTCCGCAGCACAGACAACCAAGAAAAAAATGATCGCAAAGCAATCTAA